Genomic segment of Oncorhynchus keta strain PuntledgeMale-10-30-2019 chromosome 12, Oket_V2, whole genome shotgun sequence:
ACTAACATTCCTCTCTCCTTTTATCACAGGCAAACGCTGATGCTGAGGCAGCAGAGGTGAGTAACATATTACTCAAATAATTGTATTTGTTTATCAAGGCACTGGTTCTTAACAAGTATGTAAATGTTGAGTACAATTCCGTTGCTTTGCCACCAGGGGCCAGCATCAACCATGTTGTCAAAATCTGCTCCTGTTTTTATTAaacaattgttttttttcttttgaaatattttgcagCCCAAGAGGAGATCTGAGAGATTGGTAAATGTGAGTATATTACACACCTTTGTAGACACATTTCATTTGCACCCAAAAAGTGACAATTTCAGCTAAGAATCACATGCTAAAATGACTTTAATTGCAGAAACCAGCCCCTCCAAAGGCAGAGCCCAAGCCAAAGGTGAGGAAGTGCTGACATTAACCACATTGAATGTACATTTAATAGTTAATTAAGTGCAGTTAAGGACTTACggtattgtgtgtacatacacacagaaggagaaggcagtaccCAAGCCCAAGAAGGCTAAGGAGGTGAAGAAGGCTGCACCTGAGGAGAAGGAGGCGCCTGCAGAGAATGGCGAGGCCAAAGCTGAGGAAGAGGTAAGGGGCTGATGGGATATGTAGGTATTTCTTCTTACAGATAAATGAAAAAACAATCCAattgtttttttaaaaatctttttaactaggcatgtcagttaagaacaattcttattttcaatgacagtctaggaatagtgggttaactgcctgttcaggggcagaatgacagatttttaccttgtcagctcggatttaaacttgcaacctttcggttactagctc
This window contains:
- the LOC118391199 gene encoding non-histone chromosomal protein HMG-14-like, producing MPKRSKANADAEAAEPKRRSERLVNKPAPPKAEPKPKKEKAVPKPKKAKEVKKAAPEEKEAPAENGEAKAEEEEPATEEPEQKEDAAE